A single window of Candidatus Stygibacter australis DNA harbors:
- a CDS encoding transposase yields the protein MNIVKEKEVKKILQGKLYNLTYYLGNNMSKPLTTFIRQSITGIIKSKGCILRQIAIELKEDITIKKTTERLRNHLSKPELTTQLRSRLLEKAARKLNNDSIIVMDDSDIIKSSATEMEGLTYIRDGSGEHKNGFGYKLINVAAVNSSEETGCEIIPMMSELYSDDIEIDSCKNILFDQINEIQIASGNKGIYTCDRYYDDKKLFKELSDNDADFIIRAKKNRKLIYQCKPIDFIDLAKTVNLDVSVKSNDGTELEVGAIRVEIPVDPHPRKKPNTVSVWLIVGRYVKKPQKRNKREFDSADKGGYFYLYASVRHLNDDRDEIIFKGLSGYRLRWKIEEFHRHVKQDFGWEKMQLMDYTRLKNMNLLLLAALFLIYSMYDLRMTLFRIFPRFMCDRKRDMKKIVFIYYRITKVVNYLFSNWKLMVRKKYKGYYAEYLQMRIKFK from the coding sequence ATGAACATAGTTAAAGAAAAAGAAGTTAAGAAAATTTTGCAAGGAAAATTATATAATCTGACTTATTATTTAGGTAACAATATGTCTAAACCTCTTACAACATTCATACGACAATCTATTACAGGGATTATTAAATCAAAAGGTTGCATTTTAAGACAAATTGCCATTGAGTTAAAAGAAGATATTACTATCAAAAAAACTACAGAAAGACTAAGAAACCATCTGTCAAAACCGGAATTAACTACTCAACTTCGAAGCAGATTATTGGAAAAAGCAGCTCGAAAACTAAACAATGATTCCATTATTGTAATGGATGATAGTGACATAATAAAATCAAGTGCTACTGAGATGGAAGGGTTAACTTACATTAGAGATGGAAGCGGTGAGCACAAAAATGGATTCGGATACAAATTGATCAATGTTGCTGCCGTCAATTCCAGTGAAGAAACCGGGTGTGAAATAATTCCCATGATGTCTGAATTATATAGTGATGATATTGAGATAGATAGTTGCAAAAATATTCTCTTTGATCAAATCAATGAAATACAAATAGCTTCTGGCAACAAGGGAATATATACCTGTGACCGTTATTATGATGATAAAAAGTTATTTAAAGAGTTATCTGATAATGATGCGGATTTTATTATCAGAGCTAAGAAAAACAGGAAACTGATATATCAGTGTAAACCTATAGACTTTATTGATTTAGCAAAGACAGTAAATCTTGATGTAAGTGTGAAATCCAATGATGGTACAGAATTAGAGGTAGGAGCAATTAGAGTAGAAATTCCTGTTGATCCGCATCCTCGTAAAAAACCGAACACAGTGAGTGTATGGCTGATTGTCGGAAGGTATGTTAAGAAACCTCAAAAAAGAAATAAACGAGAATTTGACAGTGCCGATAAAGGAGGTTATTTCTATCTTTATGCAAGTGTCAGACATCTTAATGATGATAGAGATGAAATCATATTTAAGGGATTAAGTGGTTATAGATTACGCTGGAAAATTGAGGAATTTCACAGACATGTTAAGCAAGATTTTGGTTGGGAAAAGATGCAGTTGATGGACTACACAAGATTAAAAAACATGAATTTATTGTTATTGGCAGCACTGTTTCTTATTTATAGTATGTATGATTTGAGAATGACTTTGTTTAGAATATTTCCAAGATTTATGTGTGACAGGAAACGAGATATGAAGAAGATAGTTTTCATATATTATCGTATTACCAAAGTTGTGAATTATTTATTTAGTAACTGGAAACTAATGGTTAGGAAAAAGTATAAGGGATACTATGCTGAATATTTACAAATGAGGATAAAATTCAAATGA
- a CDS encoding response regulator produces MSKDKRKLLIVEDEIIIAMRLEIYFRSKGYDVLGYVTTGREAIDKALECHPDLIIMDINLKGDINGLDAAEKIIESQYIPIIFITGYSDEEYKNRAMKLNPLGYFFKPVNLYELLTAINNLDD; encoded by the coding sequence ATGTCAAAAGATAAACGAAAATTATTGATAGTGGAAGATGAGATCATCATTGCCATGAGGCTTGAGATCTATTTTCGCTCCAAAGGATATGATGTTCTGGGATATGTGACTACCGGCAGAGAAGCAATCGATAAAGCCCTCGAGTGCCACCCTGATCTAATCATCATGGATATAAATCTTAAGGGAGATATAAATGGTCTTGATGCTGCAGAGAAAATCATTGAATCTCAATATATACCTATTATTTTTATTACCGGGTATTCTGATGAAGAATATAAAAATAGAGCAATGAAATTAAATCCACTTGGATATTTTTTTAAACCTGTAAATCTTTACGAACTATTAACAGCGATAAATAACTTAGATGACTGA
- a CDS encoding GNAT family N-acetyltransferase encodes MNRRELDIALNWAAEEGWNPGIYDGNCFFAADAGGFLAGFLGDKMIASISAVKYGKSFSFIGFYIVHPEYRDQGFGVKIWKAGLADLAGRTAGLDGVVSQIANYQKSGFVLAHNNIRYQGISQKESSSCPGMKLLAEIPFKTVREYDRRYFPEKRQSFLQNWISQPGTIALGVIQQDKLSGYGCIRPCRKGYKVGPLFAEKYEVAEYLLSTLQSAIPSGTEFFLDIPAPNTSARILVEKYQMKPVFETARMFLGKYPELSLSKIYGITSFELG; translated from the coding sequence ATGAATCGCAGGGAGCTGGATATTGCTCTGAACTGGGCAGCAGAGGAAGGTTGGAATCCTGGGATTTATGATGGTAATTGTTTTTTTGCCGCAGATGCGGGTGGATTTCTTGCCGGATTTCTGGGAGATAAGATGATTGCCAGTATATCGGCAGTTAAATATGGAAAATCCTTTAGTTTCATTGGATTTTATATAGTTCATCCTGAATATCGCGATCAAGGCTTTGGTGTGAAAATCTGGAAAGCTGGACTTGCTGACTTAGCAGGAAGAACTGCTGGTTTGGATGGAGTGGTTTCTCAGATTGCAAATTATCAGAAATCTGGTTTTGTGCTGGCTCATAATAATATCCGGTATCAGGGAATATCCCAAAAAGAATCATCATCCTGTCCAGGAATGAAGCTTCTGGCAGAAATTCCCTTTAAGACTGTGCGTGAATATGATCGTAGATATTTTCCTGAAAAACGGCAATCATTTTTGCAAAATTGGATCAGTCAGCCCGGAACTATTGCCCTGGGAGTAATTCAACAGGATAAATTATCAGGTTATGGCTGTATCCGTCCCTGCCGGAAAGGATATAAGGTGGGGCCATTATTTGCAGAAAAATATGAGGTAGCAGAGTATTTATTGAGTACATTACAGTCAGCGATCCCATCTGGAACGGAGTTCTTTCTTGATATTCCGGCACCCAATACCTCAGCCAGGATTTTAGTGGAGAAATATCAAATGAAACCTGTCTTTGAGACGGCGAGGATGTTTTTGGGTAAATATCCTGAATTGTCATTATCAAAAATTTATGGTATTACCAGCTTTGAATTAGGTTAA
- a CDS encoding pyridoxamine 5'-phosphate oxidase family protein, protein MRELRRKDRLINEQSANKILVEGEYGVLSTVDEHGQPYGVPLNYAYQDRCIYFHAAHMGHKIDNIAYNDRVSFCVVGKTKVIQSEFTTKYESVICFGKAGIVEGEEKKKGLMGLIEKYSPDYLNAGLKAIEKSLKNVAVIKLEIEYISGKASK, encoded by the coding sequence ATGCGTGAATTACGAAGAAAAGACCGCTTAATAAATGAGCAGTCAGCAAACAAGATATTAGTAGAAGGAGAATATGGTGTATTATCTACAGTTGATGAACATGGCCAGCCTTATGGTGTGCCTTTGAATTATGCTTATCAGGATAGATGTATCTATTTTCATGCTGCTCACATGGGTCACAAGATTGATAATATTGCCTATAATGATCGAGTTTCTTTTTGCGTAGTGGGCAAAACAAAGGTAATCCAGTCAGAATTTACCACAAAATATGAAAGCGTGATCTGTTTTGGTAAAGCAGGAATCGTGGAAGGAGAAGAAAAGAAAAAGGGTTTAATGGGGCTGATAGAAAAATATTCCCCTGATTATCTGAACGCTGGCCTGAAAGCTATTGAGAAAAGTCTTAAAAATGTGGCAGTGATCAAGTTAGAAATAGAATATATATCAGGTAAGGCAAGCAAATAG
- a CDS encoding PAS domain S-box protein: MTDKLQFQQNYGIDHEWLIKHSINMFYIHTADHQIVYLSPQVEKMLGYTQEEALVIWTELVTDNPINEIGFENTMKAIRTGETQPVYELELITKVGKKIRVEVNETPILEDGVVKYISGSLTEITERRKSEIKQQVLYNISSAINQADDLDELFKRIRWLLSEVVNVKNFYIALIDEQTKKIAFPYFVSELEQKPQPMEYFDSKGITQYVIETGKAKLVNQNELKNMESKGIIKLTGKLPKLWLGVPLKIDNSVIGVISVQCYHDEHCYSEEDMELLNFVSEEVALAIKHKQAEQKIVGSLREKESLLRELYHRTKNNMQIIEAMLIMSAEFSENEDIIKLNQEIADKIYSMSLVHQKLYEEKDLSSIDLQDYIKEFSEHMMNIYTKENNYRIELDLVSVKVSIDSAVPLGLVLAELITNAFKHAFIGMKDGIIKIKLDRDENNLVVLEISDNGVGIDPDKDLLALNSMGIRTAYAIVEFQLQGELTYESDGGLKWKISYSDEHSGTRINVQERSEVIPSTHESEEKFRIISETSPMAIMIYQNDKWVYANKAASLISGYSNQELMQMRFWDFVHPDYQEKVKSIGIRRQKSLDTINSYEFKIITKSGNEKWVWLSGTSTTYNDKQAGIITVQDITARKNAERKLKESEERFKFLTKATFEGIVVHKKGTIIDANDSFLKISGYSREECIGKYLLDYIPKMKDKAKIIYNIAKKQEVKPYLVTAIRKDGSPFIAELESKNVKNTGENIRIAAVRDVTERQKAQEQLKIAHERLRIMNSILRHDIANDLAVIDSALELYLDKPQDHLLTEMRRVVNRCINTIRNQQKQTVNLENVKFQEKIDLKMVIDEITVNHPEIKIIISGDQKKNVQADEAMYSVFDNLISNAVIHGKADEIKIEISEEDEFCQITFTDNGVGIPLEVMPKIFEKGYHYGKTGHTGIGLYIVQKTIEEFEGNISVKSNQPQGTIFVINLRKV, encoded by the coding sequence ATGACTGATAAACTTCAATTTCAGCAAAATTATGGCATTGATCATGAATGGCTGATTAAGCACAGCATAAATATGTTCTATATTCACACTGCTGATCATCAGATAGTTTATTTAAGCCCACAGGTAGAAAAAATGCTAGGATATACTCAAGAAGAAGCATTGGTCATTTGGACAGAATTAGTGACTGATAATCCCATTAATGAAATTGGATTTGAGAATACCATGAAAGCTATAAGAACAGGCGAAACACAACCGGTTTATGAACTTGAATTGATAACAAAAGTCGGGAAAAAAATCCGGGTAGAAGTAAATGAAACCCCAATTTTAGAAGATGGTGTAGTTAAATATATCTCCGGCTCGCTGACAGAAATTACTGAAAGGCGCAAATCAGAAATTAAACAGCAGGTGCTTTATAATATCTCAAGTGCAATCAACCAGGCAGATGACCTAGATGAACTTTTCAAGAGGATCCGCTGGTTATTAAGTGAAGTCGTAAATGTAAAAAATTTCTATATTGCACTAATTGATGAACAAACCAAAAAGATAGCATTTCCCTATTTTGTAAGTGAACTTGAGCAAAAACCTCAGCCAATGGAGTATTTTGATTCGAAAGGTATAACACAGTACGTGATTGAAACGGGTAAAGCAAAGCTGGTCAATCAAAATGAACTGAAAAACATGGAGAGCAAGGGTATTATCAAGCTGACTGGAAAGCTGCCCAAATTATGGCTTGGAGTTCCGCTAAAAATAGATAATTCCGTTATTGGAGTTATCTCAGTGCAGTGTTATCATGATGAACATTGCTATTCTGAAGAAGATATGGAACTACTCAATTTTGTTTCTGAAGAAGTGGCATTGGCTATTAAGCATAAACAGGCTGAGCAGAAGATAGTTGGCAGTTTAAGAGAAAAAGAAAGCTTATTGCGAGAACTTTACCATAGAACCAAAAACAATATGCAGATAATTGAAGCGATGTTGATAATGTCAGCAGAATTTTCTGAGAACGAGGATATAATCAAATTAAATCAGGAAATTGCAGATAAGATATATTCCATGTCACTGGTACATCAGAAACTTTATGAGGAAAAGGATCTCTCTTCAATAGATTTGCAGGACTACATCAAAGAATTTTCTGAGCACATGATGAATATTTATACTAAAGAAAATAATTATCGAATTGAGCTTGATCTTGTCTCAGTGAAAGTTTCCATTGATTCTGCTGTTCCATTAGGACTCGTTCTAGCGGAACTAATTACCAATGCCTTTAAGCATGCCTTTATCGGGATGAAAGATGGAATAATAAAAATTAAACTCGATCGCGATGAAAATAACCTGGTTGTTCTGGAAATTAGCGATAATGGGGTAGGAATTGACCCTGATAAGGATTTATTGGCTTTGAATTCCATGGGTATAAGAACAGCTTATGCTATAGTGGAATTTCAATTGCAGGGAGAATTAACATATGAATCTGATGGGGGGTTAAAGTGGAAAATCTCTTACAGTGATGAACATTCAGGAACAAGGATCAATGTCCAGGAACGAAGTGAGGTTATTCCATCTACCCACGAGAGTGAAGAAAAATTCCGCATTATCTCAGAGACTTCTCCCATGGCAATAATGATCTATCAAAATGATAAATGGGTTTATGCGAATAAAGCTGCATCCCTTATTTCCGGTTATTCAAATCAGGAATTAATGCAGATGAGGTTTTGGGATTTTGTACACCCTGATTATCAGGAAAAAGTGAAATCTATCGGAATAAGAAGACAAAAGAGTCTGGATACTATCAATAGTTATGAATTTAAGATCATCACAAAATCCGGTAATGAAAAATGGGTCTGGCTCAGTGGAACTTCCACGACTTATAATGATAAACAGGCGGGTATAATAACTGTTCAGGATATCACAGCCAGGAAAAACGCTGAAAGAAAACTTAAAGAAAGTGAAGAAAGATTTAAATTTCTCACAAAAGCCACCTTTGAAGGTATTGTTGTCCATAAAAAGGGGACAATAATTGATGCCAATGACTCTTTTTTGAAAATTAGCGGTTACTCCCGAGAAGAGTGTATAGGTAAATATCTGCTTGATTATATTCCCAAAATGAAAGATAAAGCCAAAATCATCTATAATATCGCCAAGAAGCAGGAAGTAAAGCCTTATCTGGTAACAGCTATCCGTAAAGATGGTTCACCTTTCATAGCGGAGCTGGAATCAAAGAACGTAAAAAACACCGGAGAAAATATACGGATTGCAGCCGTCAGAGATGTGACTGAACGCCAGAAAGCACAGGAGCAACTAAAGATCGCACATGAGCGGTTACGAATAATGAATTCTATCCTCAGACATGATATTGCCAATGATCTGGCAGTAATTGATAGTGCTCTGGAACTTTATCTAGATAAACCGCAGGATCATCTACTGACAGAAATGCGTAGAGTTGTCAACAGATGCATTAATACTATCAGAAACCAGCAGAAACAGACAGTGAATCTTGAAAATGTAAAATTCCAGGAGAAAATTGATCTTAAAATGGTGATTGATGAGATTACAGTTAACCATCCTGAGATCAAAATCATTATTTCTGGTGATCAAAAGAAAAATGTTCAAGCTGACGAGGCAATGTATTCAGTTTTTGATAATCTTATCAGTAATGCCGTAATACATGGAAAGGCGGATGAGATCAAAATAGAGATATCGGAAGAAGATGAATTTTGCCAGATAACTTTTACTGATAATGGCGTGGGCATACCGCTGGAAGTTATGCCCAAAATCTTTGAAAAAGGATATCATTACGGCAAAACTGGTCATACTGGTATTGGATTATATATCGTTCAGAAAACAATTGAGGAATTTGAGGGAAATATCTCTGTGAAATCAAATCAACCTCAAGGTACGATATTCGTTATTAACCTGCGTAAAGTGTAA